Proteins co-encoded in one Nothobranchius furzeri strain GRZ-AD chromosome 4, NfurGRZ-RIMD1, whole genome shotgun sequence genomic window:
- the LOC107395821 gene encoding vasorin isoform X2, with translation MLIFFIFSLIVSGVELFTDCPAQCVCNDPNSVFCINRRSNTVPRVPVTTRYLYIFNNNNFTLSNNDFKGLVELVSLDLSQNEIREVPDGVFESLSELKNLDLSGNQIAHISKDSFSGMVQLERLYLQGNHIQSIHWEAFDGLEMLLELKLQRNQLVSLPYLRFPNLLLLDLSHNNIPMLEPSDLHTPNLEALKLAHLGLVTLDKDFITSLRNLHELDLSGNKLNEVPQALKQDSLKGLTKLSLAANPILELKVEDLQKLDGLQDLDLSGINIQEFPEGFFESAPKLISLTAAQNPFNCLCPFAWFPVWLKEKNIRLLKPEITRCHFPLVNAGKMLISLEHKDFGCPPTTTESFSSPKENTPVPQIPTTSPDTTHTKAVLPPRSSSEEPISSTDVHASPPEDLVTFSSHSKEDEQHFCPENICLNRGTCKLDLLGQLSCMCPSGTFGLFCEDMDVSLASQQPSSAVTPEIPDRIDTISSRQVTSTSILLDLHRFIETRPNIRGIRLTYRNLSGPDRRPMMISLPTSYPEYTLRGLIPNCTYSICASPLGEKILYKGSNSIEMGTCTEAHTDGMPVTSVEPWVTTSTPLTNTLISALAVLALVLGLAIVVGTFVCLRRKRRANAGLELELGPADPTELDGIKSCLENGINGTLPPKQPETDYSMTSQPPPLLHQNGSSDYEAPLMHGQCPSNNNLASLKPSYF, from the coding sequence atgttgATTTTCTTCATATTCTCCTTAATCGTCTCTGGTGTGGAGTTATTCACTGACTGTCCAGCACAATGCGTGTGCAATGACCCAAACTCAGTATTTTGCATCAACAGACGGTCCAACACTGTACCTCGAGTTCCTGTCACCACCCGATATCTGTACATCTTCAACAACAATAATTTCACCTTGTCCAACAATGACTTCAAAGGCCTAGTGGAGTTGGTGTCACTTGATCTGAGCCAGAATGAGATACGAGAAGTTCCCGATGGAGTGTTTGAGTCCCTGTCAGAACTAAAGAACTTAGACTTGTCTGGTAACCAAATTGCTCACATTTCAAAAGACAGTTTTTCTGGGATGGTCCAGTTAGAAAGGCTGTATCTTCAAGGAAACCACATTCAAAGCATTCATTGGGAAGCTTTTGATGGCTTAGAGATGCTATTGGAACTCAAACTGCAAAGAAACCAGcttgtttccttgccttaccttagatTTCCCAATCTTCTCCTTTTAGACCTCAGTCACAATAACATTCCAATGTTGGAACCCTCAGACCTTCATACTCCCAATTTAGAGGCCCTTAAATTGGCTCATCTTGGCTTAGTTACTCTGGATAAAGACTTCATAACATCTCTGAGGAACCTCCATGAGCTTGACTTATCAGGCAATAAGTTAAATGAAGTCCCTCAGGCCTTGAAGCAGGATTCCCTCAAGGGCCTGACCAAACTTAGCCTGGCAGCCAACCCAATACTTGAGCTGAAAGTAGAGGACCTCCAGAAACTTGATGGACTTCAGGATCTAGATCTCAGTGGAATAAATATTCAGGAATTTCCTGAGGGATTTTTTGAAAGTGCTCCAAAGTTGATTTCCCTGACAGCAGCTCAGAACCCATTTAACTGCCTATGTCCATTTGCCTGGTTTCCTGTTTGGCTGAAAGAGAAGAACATTCGTCTGTTGAAGCCCGAGATTACCAGATGTCACTTTCCTTTAGTTAATGCTGGAAAAATGCTCATCTCACTGGAGCACAAAGATTTTGGATGTCCACCAACTACTACCGAATCTTTTAGTTCTCCCAAAGAAAATACTCCTGTTCCTCAAATTCCGACCACATCTCCAGACACCACCCATACCAAAGCCGTTCTCCCCCCTCGTTCATCTAGTGAAGAACCCATTTCTTCAACAGACGTCCATGCCTCTCCACCAGAAGACTTGGTTACCTTCAGCTCTCACAGTAAGGAAGATGAACAGCATTTTTGCCCAGAAAACATCTGCCTCAACAGGGGTACTTGTAAATTGGATCTTCTTGGACAACTCAGCTGTATGTGTCCCTCAGGAACATTTGGCCTCTTTTGCGAAGATATGGATGTGAGTCTTGCGTCCCAGCAACCCTCTTCTGCAGTTACCCCCGAGATACCTGATAGAATTGATACAATCAGTTCACGTCAGGTGACCTCCACATCAATCCTTCTTGACCTACACCGCTTCATCGAGACACGGCCAAATATCCGTGGCATCAGGTTGACCTACCGTAACCTTTCAGGGCCCGACCGCCGCCCTATGATGATTAGTTTGCCAACATCCTACCCTGAGTACACGCTACGTGGTTTGATACCCAACTGTACCTACTCTATTTGTGCCAGTCCCCTTGGGGAGAAAATACTTTACAAGGGTAGCAACTCTATAGAAATGGGGACATGTACAGAGGCCCACACAGACGGCATGCCTGTGACATCTGTAGAACCTTGGGTGACCACAAGTACTCCTCTTACAAATACTCTCATCTCAGCTCTTGCAGTCCTAGCGCTGGTGCTGGGATTGGCTATAGTGGTTGGAACCTTTGTTTGCCTGAGGAGGAAGAGGCGGGCAAATGCAGGATTGGAACTAGAATTGGGCCCTGCTGACCCCACAGAGTTGGATGGTATAAAATCTTGCCTGGAAAATGGCATAAACGGTACCTTACCTCCCAAGCAGCCTGAGACGGACTACTCCATGACTTCTCAGCCACCTCCACTCTTGCATCAAAACGGTAGTTCAGACTATGAAGCACCCTTGATGCACGGACAATGTCCATCAAATAACAATCTAGCATCCCTTAAACCATCCTATTTCTAA